The proteins below come from a single Plasmodium sp. gorilla clade G2 genome assembly, chromosome: 13 genomic window:
- a CDS encoding NADH-cytochrome b5 reductase, putative — MKRSFSSMIRSIFMRSLCFLRSNISSIIIFCVSISFLGYYGKELHNNNRLLHLYSNKHEYEELDDKEKSSEKPFLNGKNQSLKLYKIIKLSPTVKIFIFSYPNEYEHLGLGICKHIKFNACNIEGKVKGKWNNNEDKEKNLKQISRSYTPVYIDKKQKHVHFIIRVYYPDDEYIDGGKMSIQLNKLNNNDEIDINGPFGLLEYKGNNELLHLSKSVKIKKHIVMIAGGTGMTPFFRLINHLLLTKEKEPPSEPLYITFIYANRNENEILLKSIFDDYDNRFENFKRVYSVDKCLDTNQVENFENIGFINEELLRKYVLKYEKLNIEVKSKDTLILLCGPPPMTTTVKSILKDQLHMENIIVF; from the exons ATGAAGAGATCTTTCAGTTCTATGATTAGATCCATATTTATGAGAAGCCTTTGTTTTTTAAGATCCAATATTAGtagtataataattttttgtgtGTCGATAAGTTTCTTGGGTTATTATGGAAAGGAATTACATAATAACAATAGGTTGTTGCATTTATATTCTAATAAACATGAATATGAAGAATTagatgataaagaaaaaagtagTGAGAAGCCTTTTTTGAATGGAAAAAATCAAagtttaaaattatataagataataaaattatcacCTACTGTTaagatttttatatttagttATCCTAATGAATATGAACATTTAGGATTAGGTATttgtaaacatataaaatttaatgcATGCAATATTGAAGGAAAAGTAAAAGGAAAATGGAATAATAATGaggataaagaaaaaaatttgaaaCAAATAAGTAGAAGTTATACTCCTGtttatattgataaaaaacaaaaacatgttcattttattattcgtGTTTATTATCCAGATGATGAATATATAGATGGAGGTAAAATGAGTAttcaattaaataaattaaataacaaTGATGAAATAGATATAAATGGACCATTTGGATTATTAGAATATAAAGGAAACAATGAACTCTTACATCTTTCTAAATCtgttaaaattaaaaaacataTTGTTATGATTGCAGGAGGTACAGGTATGACACCTTTCTTTCGtttaataaatcatttattattaactAAAGAAAAGGAACCTCCGAGCGAGCCTCTTTATATCACATTTATTTATGCTAAtagaaatgaaaatgaaatattgtTAAAATcga TTTTTGATGATTATGACAACAGGTTCGAAAATTTCAAGAGGGTTTACAGTGTAGACAAATGTTTGGATACCAATCAAGTGGAAAATTTTGAAAACATTGGATTTATAAATGAGGAATTATTAAGAAAATATGTTttgaaatatgaaaaattaaatattgaaGTTAAAAGTAAAGATACTCTAATCTTATTATGCGGACCACCACCTATGACAACTACAGTGAAATCAATATTGAAGGATCAACTTCACATGGAAAATATTATAGTATTCTAA
- a CDS encoding phosphatidylserine synthase, putative, with amino-acid sequence MKSIYLFASSLLASLLLSSANVVLDFNTRIIISLVMLFFNFITLFNVMQKYAMIPKISILTKILNYAILIYYVIIIYLHFFSSSEVQTILRFLNKNIEFHAVEKSYMENCNTIENVSDKIDWFVLAHLWGWFAKGMIIRNFFLLNINSALFELVELRFQHILPNFYECWWDHIFLDVLSCNLIGIAASILFMKYFNITLYDWKIPDKIKLNKKNIILPTVDKLCRKIFTNSSTLLLLIFLSFIINIIDLNIFFLKAEVKLHHVNLIVLVRTFAIGFISGKACKEFYWFLKDGMTPKRAFYIFLELIILSLELILAIRWKDTLVSDKSDLTAINMVWLFITSTLSSVLLLLYVNESLI; translated from the exons at gaAGAGCATATATTTGTTTGCCTCCTCATTATTAGCATCATTACTGTTATCAAGTGCAAATGTCGTATTAGATTTTAATACAAGGATAATAAT atCCTTGGTTATgctcttttttaatttcattacATTATTTAATGTAATGCAGAAATATGCTATGATACCTAAAATTAGCATATTAACAAAAATTCTAAATTATGCAATTCTCATATATTATGTGATAATTATTTACCTTCACTTTTTT tcAAGTAGCGAAGTTCAAACTATTCTTCGTTTCCTGAACAAGAATATAGAATTTCATGCAGTCGAAAAATCTTACATGGAAAATTGTAATACCATTGAGAATGTATCA GATAAAATCGATTGGTTTGTTCTGGCTCATTTATGGGGATGGTTTGCCAAAGGAATGATAATTCGAAACTTTTTTCTCTTGAATATAAATAGTGCCTTATTTGAACTAGTAGAGTTAAGATTTCAACACATACTTCCAAATTTTTATGAATGTTGGTGGGATCAC ATATTCCTTGATGTTTTAAGTTGTAACCTAATTGGTATAGCAGCCAGTATTctttttatgaaatattttaacaTCACACTTTATGATTGGAAAATTccagataaaataaaattaaataaaaagaatatcatACTTCCTACTGTTGATAAGTTATGTAggaaaatatttacaaatagTAGTACcctattactattaatatttttatcatttattataaatattatagatttaaatatattttttttaaaagctGAGGTTAAATTACATCATGTAAATTTAATAGTTTTAGTTAGAACATTTGCCATAGGTTTTATATCTg gCAAGGCGTGCAAGGAATTTTATTGGTTTCTTAAGGACGG AATGACACCCAAAAGAgccttttatatttttcttgaaCTTATCATTCTTTCATTGGAATTAATTTTGGCTATTCGATGGAAGGACACATTAGTTTCTGACAAGTCCGACTTAACCGCCATAAAT aTGGTCTGGTTATTCATCACATCAACATTGTCTTCagtactactactactatatGTTAATGAGagtttaatataa
- a CDS encoding nucleoside diphosphate kinase, producing the protein MEKSFIMIKPDGVQRGLVGTIIKRFEKKGYKLIAIKMLNPTEEILKEHYKELSDQPFFKNLVAYISKGPVVAMVWEGVDMVKQGRKLIGETNPLTSNTGTIRGDFCLEVSKNVIHGSDSVASANKEINIWFKAEELTQWKHHMKEWICS; encoded by the coding sequence atggAAAAGAGCTTTATTATGATTAAGCCAGATGGCGTCCAGAGAGGCTTGGTAGGAACAATTATCAAACGCTTTGAAAAGAAGGGATATAAGCTGATAGCAATAAAAATGCTTAATCCAACTGAAGAAATATTGAAAGAACATTACAAAGAATTATCTGATCAAcccttttttaaaaatttagtAGCATATATAAGTAAAGGACCTGTAGTTGCTATGGTATGGGAAGGTGTCGATATGGTAAAACAAGGAAGAAAATTAATTGGAGAAACCAATCCTTTAACTAGTAACACAGGTACAATAAGAGGAGACTTTTGTTTAGAAGTTAGTAAAAATGTTATACATGGAAGTGATTCAGTAGCTTCAGCtaataaagaaattaatatatgGTTTAAAGCAGAAGAATTAACACAATGGAAACATCATATGAAAGAATGGATCTGTTCATAA
- a CDS encoding suppressor of kinetochore protein 1, putative encodes MKNDKIKLVSFEGDEFIVDKNTASMSTVIMNILEVMTAEEDTIPLPNIKTPILKKIIEYMEYHINNPADEIPKPLITSNLQDVVSSWDFDFVNTDKETLYELIEASNYLDIKPLLDLTCGKIASMMKDKTTEEIRAEFDIVNDFTREEEKQIREENRWCGDI; translated from the exons atgaaaaatgatAAGATAAAATTAGTAAGTTTTGAGGGTGATGAATTTATAGTTGACAAAAATACCGCATCTATGTCAACAgtaataatgaatattttgGAAG tTATGACTGCTGAAGAAGACACTATACCACTTCCAAATATTAAAACCccaattttaaaaaaaataattgaatATATGGAATATCATATTAATAACCCAGCAGATGAAATCCCCAAGCCTTTAATAACCTCTAACTTACAAGac gttGTATCTTCATGGGATTTTGATTTTGTGAACACTGATAAGGAGACTCTTTATGAACTCATCGag gCGTCCAACTATCTTGATATTAAACCTCTTCTTGATTTGACGTGCGGAAAAATAGCTTCAATGATGAAAGACAAAACTACCGAAGAAATTCGAGCGGAATTTGATATTGTTAACGATTTTACaagagaagaagaaaaacaa aTAAGGGAAGAGAACAGGTGGTGTggagatatataa
- a CDS encoding signal recognition particle receptor alpha subunit has protein sequence MIDVINIFNKGGLLLWSYNFYEIDDTTIRTIVKHVLIEEKYEEFSKKHNNYHAKWKLINDLELVILIVYQGIQNSTYLENLFLQVKKNFIKKLPKNKDVFDYDFPIDFDDNFLEIVENLDEHKNLNNNTHKSDNKKNNKHNTNNKSDEETSSDNQNNSNSTVEEDDDDNNNNNVKNKKNVKVKKTAREWELSQKITKRDIRKLDYSKNDDNDINNKNKNNEMDNDNNNNNNNNIYNNSKYEGDDDDDDSSDGATENKNNILNKLNDSLFKMFSYNSKIEEEDIEKILHEIKNKLLSKNVAIGICDTLIDRMKENLIGKKKTLFALNVKKTVSNVLSETIQSILIPKDSVDVLRSAIESKSLGKLYSIVFLGVNGVGKSTNLAKVCYYLKNKGNLKIMIAACDTFRAGAVEQLRIHANCLNVFLYEKGYGKDASAIAKEAILYAKKENYDVILIDTAGRMQDNEPLMRSLGKLILYNNPDLILFVGEALVGNDAIDQLKKFNQALTDATCNSTNKRTIDGIILTKFDTVDDKVGTALSMVYLTGKPIVFVGVGQKYTHLKKFNVNMVVKALS, from the coding sequence atgattgaTGTCATtaacatatttaataaaggAGGTCTGCTATTGTggtcatataatttttatgagaTTGATGATACTACAATAAGAACTATAGTGAAACATGTATtaatagaagaaaaatatgaagagTTTTCTAAgaaacataataattatcatgcTAAATggaaattaataaatgacTTAGAACTTGTCATACTTATAGTGTATCAGGGTATTCAAAATTCAACTTATTtagaaaatttatttttacaagtaaaaaaaaactttataaaaaaattaccaaaaaataaagatgtaTTTGATTATGATTTTCCTATAGATTTTGATGACAATTTTTTAGAAATTGTTGAAAATCTCGATGAACATAAAaacttaaataataatacacataaaagtgataacaaaaaaaataataaacataacaCTAATAACAAAAGTGATGAAGAAACATCAAGcgataatcaaaataatagtaatagcactgtagaagaagatgatgatgataataataataataatgtaaaaaataaaaaaaatgttaaagTTAAAAAAACTGCAAGAGAATGGGAATTAAGTcagaaaataacaaaaagaGATATAAGAAAATTAGATTATtctaaaaatgatgataatgatattaataataaaaataaaaataacgaaatggataatgataataataataataataataacaatatttataataatagtaaataTGAAggagatgatgatgatgatgattctAGTGATGGTGCTactgaaaataaaaataatatattaaataaattaaacgATTCCCTATTTAAAATGTTTTCTTATAATAGCAAAATtgaagaagaagatattgaaaaaattctacatgaaattaaaaataaattacttTCAAAGAATGTTGCTATAGGTATTTGTGATACTCTAATTGATAGAATGAAAGAAAATCTTAtaggaaagaaaaaaacactCTTCGCTttaaatgttaaaaaaacTGTTTCTAATGTATTATCAGAAACCATACAATCTATTTTAATACCAAAAGATTCTGTAGATGTTTTAAGATCTGCTATTGAATCCAAATCTTTGGGGAAATTATATTCTATTGTATTCTTAGGTGTTAATGGTGTAGGGAAATCAACCAATTTAGCTAAggtatgttattatttaaaaaataaaggtaACCTTAAAATTATGATAGCAGCATGTGATACATTTAGAGCTGGGGCTGTTGAACAATTAAGAATACATGCCAATTGTCTTAacgtatttttatatgaaaaggGATATGGAAAAGATGCATCAGCCATTGCTAAAGAAGCTATATTATAtgcaaaaaaagaaaattatgatgTGATATTAATCGATACAGCAGGAAGAATGCAAGATAATGAACCTTTAATGAGATCTCTTGGAAAAttaattctttataataATCCAGATCTAATCTTATTCGTTGGAGAAGCTTTAGTTGGAAATGATGCAATTGATCAATTGAAAAAATTCAATCAAGCATTAACTGACGCAACATGTAATTCGACCAATAAACGTACAATCGATGGAATTATTTTAACCAAGTTTGATACAGTGGATGATAAAGTCGGAACTGCATTATCTATGGTGTATTTGACTGGAAAGCCAATTGTTTTTGTTGGAGTAGgacaaaaatatacacacCTTAAAAAGTTTAACGTAAATATGGTTGTTAAGGCATTAAGTTGA
- a CDS encoding U1 small nuclear ribonucleoprotein, putative → MSAIGMPQHILILFQARPMLEFYKPIKKKKPKEYSGLSDFINYFEEGEAPPKIKVESFKERKEKKKKEKIAYNELILKEKRKEYDPFKNENLTSDPKKTLFIGRLSYEVSEQKLKKEFENYGKIKTVKIIYDKNLKPRGYAFIEFEHTKSMNDAYKLADGKKIENRRILVDIERGRTVKNWIPRRLGGGKGPARGSEEKKKITHNINWTALINKDKYRNDKKRSDELYKNVPLYNERNNDDEEDDDISSTLRDYRHHRYDDHRRGSKRDRRHRSRRSESSDRHHHKHRRRDRSRDDRDRNYHDRHDKHDRHDRHDRHDRHHRHDRHDRHDRHHRHHRHDRHDRHDKHDRHHRHDRHDKNYEKYSNDDNPYDNSIKDDINKENDINDIQNNNYENNGESNDGFVYESITSIEDCDD, encoded by the coding sequence ATGTCAGCTATTGGTATGCCGCAacacattttaattttatttcaaGCAAGGCCCATGCTTGAATTTTATAAacccataaaaaaaaagaaacctAAGGAATATTCGGGTTTATCcgattttataaattattttgaagAAGGAGAAGCTCCTCCTAAGATAAAGGTAGAGAGTTTTAAAGaaaggaaagaaaaaaagaagaaagaaaaaatagcttataatgaattaatattaaaagagaaaagaaaagaatatgaTCCTTTTAAAAATGAGAATTTAACTAGTGATccaaaaaaaacattatttaTTGGAAGATTATCTTATGAAGTAAGtgaacaaaaattaaaaaaagaatttgaaAATTATGGTAAAATTAAAAcagttaaaataatatatgataaaaatttaaaaccAAGAGGATATGCTTTTATTGAATTCGAACATACTAAAAGTATGAATGATGCTTATAAATTAGCTGATGGAAAGAAAATAGAAAATAGAAGAATATTAGTTGATATTGAAAGAGGAAGAACTGTAAAAAATTGGATTCCAAGAAGATTAGGTGGTGGGAAGGGACCTGCTAGAGGTTctgaagagaaaaaaaaaattacacataatattaattgGACCGCTCTTATTAATAAGGataaatatagaaatgataaaaaaagaagtgATGaactttataaaaatgttcctttatataatgaaagaaataatgatgatgaggAGGATGATGATATTAGTAGTACCTTGAGGGATTATAGGCATCATAGATATGATGACCACAGGAGGGGTTCAAAAAGGGATAGAAGACATAGGAGCAGACGATCTGAGTCAAGTGATAGACATCATCATAAGCATAGAAGAAGAGATAGAAGTAGGGATGACAGGGATAGGAATTATCATGATAGGCATGATAAGCATGATAGGCATGACAGGCATGACAGACATGATAGACATCATAGACATGACAGACATGACAGACATGATAGACATCATAGACATCATAGACATGACAGACATGACAGACATGATAAGCATGACAGACATCATAGACATGATAGGcatgataaaaattatgaaaaatattctaACGATGATAACCCTTATGATAATTCAATAAAAGATGacataaataaagaaaatgacaTAAATgacatacaaaataataattatgagaATAATGGAGAATCCAACGATGGTTTTGTTTATGAATCGATTACATCAATAGAAGACTGTGATGATTAA